One Archangium violaceum genomic window, CGCCGAGGTGCTCAAGGAGAAGCTGAGGATGAAGTCGGCGGCCTTGACCACCAAGATCGCCGACGCCCTGCAGGATGACCCTCGTTTGAATCAGGCCCTCGAGCGGTTGTGGTCGAAGGCCGAGTGAGCGTCGCTCTTGGCTCTCGGCGAAGACAAGAAGGTCCTCCTGGAGAAGTACGGCCCCTACGTCCGGTCGCTCGCGTCGACCGTGCGCAGGCAGTTCTCCGCCCAGCTCGAGCTCGATGAGCTCATCGCCTACGGCCAGATTGGTCTGCTGGAGGCGGCGGAGCGCTTCGATCCCAAGGTCGGGGCCAACTTCCTCACCTTTGCCCACTACCGCATCAAGGGCGCCATCTACGATGGTCTGCGCAAGATGGGGGTGCTCAAGGGTGGAGATGCGCGTTCCGCCTACATGGGCGAGCGTGCGACGGCGTATTTGGGAAATCTTTCGGATCGCGAGCAGGGAGGAGGCAACCGCGGAGGGTCCATTGACGATGATGTCATGGAGATTTCCAACGCGGTGGCGGGGCTGGCGATGGTGTTCGCGACCAGCCTCGAAGGTTCGGAGTCGCTGGGCTTCTCGGACGAGTCCCTGCCGGTGGATCAACGGCTGGAGCTCGAGCAGCAGCGGGGGCGGGTGAGGGCGGCCATCGAGAAGCTGCCGGAGAAGGAGCGCCGGCTTCTGCAGGGCTACTACTTCCAGGGCAAGACGCTGGAAGAGGCGGGGGCGGAAATCGGGCAGTCGAAGAGCTGGGCGTCGCGTCTGCACGCGCGGGCGATCGAACGGCTCAAGGAACTGTTGAACGAGGAGGAATCGTCCTCCCCTGAGAATTCAAGGAGGCAGTCACATGGCGGGTCCGATGGCCGGCGTCTCGGCGGCGCAGATCGCCCAGCAGAAGTTGCAGGATCAGGGCGCGCAGCAGGTCAACAAGCAGGGGGCCTCGAAGTTCGACGCGGCCCTCGCTAACAAGGCGCAGGGTGTTGGCGGTCCGGAGCAGGTGCAGCAGGCGCAGGCCACGCAGCGTGCTGATCAGGTCCGTCAGGCCGAGGCCGTCAACAAGACGGACAAGGCGGCGCTCAACAAGGTGAACACCTCTGGTCAGGAGCCCGCCACCGCGCGCGGCGCCGAGGCCGTCACCGGCAAGCAGGAGGCCAGCAAGACGGGCAGCATGCTGGGCCATGTGGTCAGCGAGCTGGAGAAGGGCCAGGTCAACATGGAGAAGCTCATCCAGGCCGGCGCTTCCGGGAAGACGTTCTCCAACGCCGAGCTCCTGTCGCTCCAGGCCGGCATGTACAAGTACACGCAGGAGCTGGACCTGACGAGCAAGGTCGTCGAGAAGGCCACCAGCGGTCTCAAGGACACCCTGAAGACCCAGGTGTAGCGAGCAGCCAGGCTCGGCCGGCTCTTCGAAGGGCGTCTCCTCCATCGCGAGGGGACGCCCTTCCTCGTTTTCCGGGCTGTGTCGGGGTTGGGCCTTGTTGGGACCGACGCCGCGCATCTAAGCTAGGCGCGCCCATGACGCTCCGACCGTACGCGCTCGCCGCCCTTCTCGCTCTGGCGATGGGGACTGGCTGCACCATCGACCTGCAGCACGACCTGTCCGAGCAGGACGCCAATGAGATCTACGTCCTGCTCAGCAAGAAAGGCATCGCCGCCACGAAGTTGAAGGAGGAAGGCGGCAACGAGCTGAAGTTCCGCATCCAGGTGCCCAAGGCCGATGCCGCCCAGGCCGCGGAGCTGCTGCGCGCGTACTCGCTGCCTCGTCCGATGGAGAAGGGCCTGAGCCACTTCGCCAAGGGCGGCATGGTCCCCACCGCCACCGAGGAGCGCGCCATGTTGCTCAAGGCGCTCGGTGGTGAGGTCTCCAACGCGTTGAACAAGATCGACGGTGTGCTGGAGGCCCAGGCCATCGTGATGATCCCGGAGAACAACGATCTCACCCAGCCGGAGGACAAGCCGAGGCCCTCCGCGTCGGTGTTCATCAAGTACCGGCCGGGGCCGAAGAGCGAGCCGCCCATCAAGCGCGAGGACGTGCAGCTGTTCGTCTCCACCGCGGTGCCGGAGTTGAAGCCGGAGGCGGTGACGGTGCTGCTGACGCCGGCGCTGGCGCCCGATGAGGAGGAGGGCTCGGAGAGCATGCTGAAGGACGTGTTCGGCATGCGCATGACGGCCTCCAGCGTGGGTCAGTTCCGCATGATGGCGGCGGTGGCCGTGCTGCTCATCCTGGCCTCCATCGGTCTGGCGGTGTGGCCGATGCTCCGGGGCGGTGGTGGAGCCGCCGCCACGGCCCGGGCCCGCCCGAAGCGGGAGTGATGCTCGCTTCGTTCGTCGTTTCCCTGGAACGCTGTCCACCCGCGGGGTGACCGTTGGAACAGTTCTTCACCTCGCTGAGCAAGCGACAGACGATGATGCTCCTGACCGCCATCACCTTCGGTGGCCAGGAGGGCGTCGCCGCGCTGGAGCATCTGCCCGAGGACGAGGCGGAGCTGCTCCAACACCGTGCCCAGGAGATCCTCCAGATTCCGCGCGAGAAGCGCATCCCGCTGCTGGTCCAGGAGATCAAGCGGCTGGTGAAGGATCGGCGCGGGCAGCTGTGGAGCGCGGACCCGGAGCGGTTGGCGGGGTTGCTCAAGCGCGAGCGT contains:
- a CDS encoding ATP-dependent helicase HrpB produces the protein MAGPMAGVSAAQIAQQKLQDQGAQQVNKQGASKFDAALANKAQGVGGPEQVQQAQATQRADQVRQAEAVNKTDKAALNKVNTSGQEPATARGAEAVTGKQEASKTGSMLGHVVSELEKGQVNMEKLIQAGASGKTFSNAELLSLQAGMYKYTQELDLTSKVVEKATSGLKDTLKTQV
- a CDS encoding sigma-70 family RNA polymerase sigma factor — encoded protein: MALGEDKKVLLEKYGPYVRSLASTVRRQFSAQLELDELIAYGQIGLLEAAERFDPKVGANFLTFAHYRIKGAIYDGLRKMGVLKGGDARSAYMGERATAYLGNLSDREQGGGNRGGSIDDDVMEISNAVAGLAMVFATSLEGSESLGFSDESLPVDQRLELEQQRGRVRAAIEKLPEKERRLLQGYYFQGKTLEEAGAEIGQSKSWASRLHARAIERLKELLNEEESSSPENSRRQSHGGSDGRRLGGADRPAEVAGSGRAAGQQAGGLEVRRGPR
- a CDS encoding type III secretion protein, whose product is MTLRPYALAALLALAMGTGCTIDLQHDLSEQDANEIYVLLSKKGIAATKLKEEGGNELKFRIQVPKADAAQAAELLRAYSLPRPMEKGLSHFAKGGMVPTATEERAMLLKALGGEVSNALNKIDGVLEAQAIVMIPENNDLTQPEDKPRPSASVFIKYRPGPKSEPPIKREDVQLFVSTAVPELKPEAVTVLLTPALAPDEEEGSESMLKDVFGMRMTASSVGQFRMMAAVAVLLILASIGLAVWPMLRGGGGAAATARARPKRE